The region TCATGGTCATCATTGCTGTCCTGACATCCCGATCCCTGAAGGGGGCTCAGAACCTTTTCCTGGTGTCACTGGctgcagcagacattttggTCGCCACACTTATTATTCCCTTCTCGTTGGCGAATGAGCTGCAGGGCTACTGGGCATTTAGCTCTGTTTGGTGTGAAATATACCTGGCGCTGGATGTTCTCTTCTGTACCTCCTCCATTGTGCACCTGTGTGCAATAGCTCTGGACCGCTACCTGTCAATCTCTCGGCCCGTGTACTACAGCACCAAACGTACTCGTGCACGCATCAAAGCAGCCATTATCATCGTCTGGCTGATCTCGGCTGtcatctctttccctcctcttctcactGTGGACAAGACTGGAGGAGGTACAAAGGTTTGTAAACTAAACGATGACAAATGGTATATTCTCTATTCCACCATTGGTTCCTTCTTCGCCCCCTGTGTGATAATGATCCTGGTGTACGTGAGGATTTATCAGATCGCTAAGCAGCATACTCGCTGCCCACCTGGACAGAAGCAAAAAGTGGTGGCAGGAGGAAACACCAGCATGACAAGTGAGCCTGTACCAAAGTTATCCAAGCAGTCACAACAGAAGGGGGATCAAGAAGGTACGACTGCCAGCCAGCAAGAAAAAGCCCTGACCAAAATGACTGGCTCGGATTCCACCCCGTCATCACTTCAAAAACCGCCCGAGAGCACCGCAAGCCAGGACACTCAGCACTACCCTCCTCATTCGTGTACTGCTCCAGCCCCAAAATCCTCCTCTTCAATCCCCCAATGTGACAGCCAAATCCTCTCAGCTGTTCCAAACAAAGAGTCCCAGAAACTTCCTGATGCAGAGGCAGAAGTGCTTCCCGACAACACCTCCAGCTCTGGCTCTGAGCTGGAATTCGACGAGGAAGGTGTTTTTAGAAAGGACgacaaaagagagacaaacaaaactgacaagCAAACTTTAGGTTTGCCCCAAAGCAAAGGATTCAAAGTTCAGATGCTAAATATGGCCAGTGAATACAAAAACACTATGACCACATCATCTGGCACCAAACTGGTACCTGAGGGAACGCCTACAATTCAGGGGACGCCCATTTCCCGCCGCAAAGCCATGGTGAACAGGGAGAAGCGGTTCACCTTCGTCTTGGCCGTAGTGATGGGAGTGTTTGTCATCTGCTGgttccccttcttcttctcttactCTCTTCAGGCAGTGTGCCCTGAGACTTGCCGCATCCCCAACCCTTTGTTCACATTCTTCTTTTGGATTGGCTACTGCAACTCCTGCCTCAACCCAGTCATATACACCATCTTCAACAATGATTTCAGGAAGGCCTTCAAGAGGATACTGTGCATGGACACCAAGGGTACGTTCCTGTAGAGAGGAAAGTGTAATTAGGTTTTGAACTGTAGGCGGACAGAAAGACCTTTATCAAAAatgacttctttctttctttctctcagtacTTTCTGTGTTTGACTAGGATTGACCTTCTGCAGCATCGACATAAACACTTGTACATTAAGGAGGAAATTGGGtccattttctcttctccttgtgCTTCTGTCTATGAGCTGAGTCAGAGCTGCACTGACAAAGAAGGAGACTTCACAAAGCCACAGTCAAGTGGCCAAATCAATTATCTTTAATGTTATTTAAGAATACAGTATAATTGTATATTCAGTGACTCTGAAGAAGAATGATTTGATTATATTTTGAAACGGAAGTCAAGAGGATACAGGGTCTGTGTTCAGTAATTTAAAGTACAAACAGAGCTATGATGGTGTATgcgtttttgtgtttgtttgtgtgtatgcatgggAGTAGAGGACAGTTGCCTGAGGGTCTTACTGGAAGAGAACAAATATCACTAAGTGTCCTTTATCGGAGATAACATGGGCACTCAAGGAACACAAGATCAGGGAAAATGTGAGCGTTCATCTCTGTGCCGCTGCCTCTCACGCCTCTC is a window of Toxotes jaculatrix isolate fToxJac2 chromosome 16, fToxJac2.pri, whole genome shotgun sequence DNA encoding:
- the LOC121195018 gene encoding alpha-2B adrenergic receptor → MAADPDAHCMSEFSRTRNISSARPCNQSTVKAAPYSPQATAAFASAITFMMILTIVGNIMVIIAVLTSRSLKGAQNLFLVSLAAADILVATLIIPFSLANELQGYWAFSSVWCEIYLALDVLFCTSSIVHLCAIALDRYLSISRPVYYSTKRTRARIKAAIIIVWLISAVISFPPLLTVDKTGGGTKVCKLNDDKWYILYSTIGSFFAPCVIMILVYVRIYQIAKQHTRCPPGQKQKVVAGGNTSMTSEPVPKLSKQSQQKGDQEGTTASQQEKALTKMTGSDSTPSSLQKPPESTASQDTQHYPPHSCTAPAPKSSSSIPQCDSQILSAVPNKESQKLPDAEAEVLPDNTSSSGSELEFDEEGVFRKDDKRETNKTDKQTLGLPQSKGFKVQMLNMASEYKNTMTTSSGTKLVPEGTPTIQGTPISRRKAMVNREKRFTFVLAVVMGVFVICWFPFFFSYSLQAVCPETCRIPNPLFTFFFWIGYCNSCLNPVIYTIFNNDFRKAFKRILCMDTKGTFL